From Amphritea atlantica, a single genomic window includes:
- a CDS encoding DUF3883 domain-containing protein: MAKNWSESEIEAVVQDYFNMLRLELRGEQYNKAEHRRALIQQLSNRTHGSVEMKHQNISAVLMSEDIQGIVGYKPLGNYQGALFNEVFSYLARNRDLYELFKKDAEAPPTIPSVKDFLAAYEEAPKPVDISANSVAEPQAIYVPEKVNFLEIEANNIALGDAGEQFVMNFERARLIRAGKESLAERVEQVSVTQGPSAGFDVLSFEENGSDRYIEAKTTKNGKNTPFYVTPNELRFSQANAKRYHLYRVFKYRADPKLFSLQGNLEELCDLRPSEYMARVV; the protein is encoded by the coding sequence ATGGCTAAGAATTGGTCAGAATCTGAGATTGAGGCGGTTGTTCAAGACTACTTCAATATGCTCCGCCTTGAGTTAAGGGGCGAGCAATACAATAAAGCTGAGCATCGTCGTGCTCTTATTCAACAACTCAGCAATCGTACTCATGGTTCTGTTGAAATGAAGCATCAAAACATTAGTGCAGTGCTCATGTCGGAAGATATTCAGGGTATCGTAGGCTATAAACCCCTTGGGAATTATCAAGGTGCTTTATTTAATGAAGTCTTCAGTTATTTAGCTCGAAATCGTGATCTTTATGAGTTGTTTAAAAAAGATGCTGAAGCCCCTCCTACTATCCCATCCGTTAAGGACTTCTTGGCAGCCTATGAAGAAGCTCCTAAGCCTGTCGATATTAGTGCAAACTCTGTAGCTGAGCCCCAGGCTATTTATGTACCAGAGAAGGTTAATTTCTTAGAAATAGAAGCGAATAACATTGCATTGGGCGATGCAGGTGAACAGTTTGTTATGAATTTTGAAAGGGCGCGTCTTATTCGGGCGGGTAAAGAGTCATTGGCTGAAAGGGTAGAGCAGGTTTCTGTAACCCAAGGACCATCTGCAGGTTTCGATGTTCTGTCTTTTGAGGAAAATGGTTCAGACCGTTATATTGAAGCGAAGACAACCAAGAACGGTAAGAATACGCCATTTTATGTCACACCAAATGAGCTGCGTTTTTCACAAGCAAATGCCAAGCGTTACCACTTGTACCGTGTATTTAAATATCGAGCAGATCCCAAGTTATTTTCGTTACAGGGGAATTTAGAGGAACTATGTGATTTGCGGCCATCTGAGTATATGGCTAGAGTGGTGTGA
- a CDS encoding cytochrome c, whose translation MKKPGLLLVLLLVTAAGGWFSLPLLATFPELQLTTGTGNVSRGAYLARASGCIACHTDSKGAGAALAGGAPMETAFGTFYPPNLTRDVETGIGGWNLEQFATALRHGRSPSGKPYYPAFPYEFYTRLSDQDIADLWAAFQTVPPVAQDSPEHQLEFPFNLRRGVYLWQSLYFEAQRFTPQSDKDERYNRGKFLVESATHCAACHSPRNRLGALDDSALYSGGDVADADDGKIPPITATALTEAGWSEVDLGYALKTGVKADGDVFGGSMAEVVREGTAYLQQRDLNAIAYYLLNRSDRPAKPL comes from the coding sequence ATGAAGAAGCCCGGGTTGCTGCTTGTGTTGCTATTGGTGACAGCAGCAGGCGGCTGGTTCAGTCTGCCACTGCTGGCCACTTTTCCAGAACTGCAACTGACTACCGGCACGGGCAATGTCTCCAGGGGAGCCTATCTGGCCAGAGCCAGTGGTTGCATCGCGTGCCATACCGACAGCAAAGGCGCTGGTGCGGCACTGGCGGGTGGTGCACCGATGGAAACAGCGTTTGGTACCTTCTATCCACCCAACCTGACCCGGGATGTGGAAACGGGTATAGGTGGCTGGAATCTGGAGCAGTTTGCCACCGCATTGCGTCACGGGCGTTCACCGTCGGGCAAACCCTATTACCCGGCATTTCCCTACGAGTTTTATACCCGGCTCAGTGATCAGGATATTGCCGATCTCTGGGCTGCCTTTCAGACCGTACCGCCGGTCGCTCAGGACAGTCCAGAACATCAGCTGGAGTTTCCGTTTAATCTGCGCCGGGGCGTCTATCTGTGGCAATCACTGTATTTTGAGGCGCAGCGGTTTACGCCGCAGTCTGACAAAGATGAACGTTATAACCGGGGGAAGTTTCTGGTTGAGAGCGCAACCCATTGCGCCGCCTGCCACAGCCCGAGAAACCGGCTAGGGGCGCTGGATGACAGTGCACTCTATAGCGGTGGAGACGTAGCAGATGCAGACGATGGCAAGATTCCACCGATCACGGCAACGGCTTTAACCGAGGCCGGATGGAGCGAGGTGGATCTGGGGTACGCCCTGAAAACCGGGGTCAAAGCGGATGGCGATGTGTTCGGCGGCAGCATGGCGGAAGTGGTTCGTGAAGGCACTGCGTACCTGCAGCAACGGGATCTGAATGCGATCGCCTATTATCTGCTCAACAGGAGTGACAGGCCGGCTAAGCCCCTGTGA
- a CDS encoding cytochrome c: MKKIILSACLMAVTALTAQLVAAHGGATGIVKERMDLMEEMKDSVKAVAAIFKGQTGYNADTIRHAAEIIKMHSGDAMTKLFPEGSLSGHSEAKPLIWDEWQRFKNLADRQVRLAEGLYRAAANKQSDTGHMMGGSGGMMGSDSMMGSGSMMGGSEHMMDDPEQLAQMPASMVFQMVTDNCSSCHERYREEE; encoded by the coding sequence ATGAAAAAAATCATATTATCCGCATGTCTGATGGCTGTGACGGCGCTTACGGCGCAACTGGTTGCTGCCCATGGTGGCGCCACCGGTATCGTTAAAGAGCGGATGGATCTGATGGAAGAGATGAAGGATTCTGTTAAGGCGGTGGCGGCTATCTTTAAAGGCCAGACCGGCTACAACGCAGACACCATTCGCCACGCCGCCGAAATCATTAAAATGCACTCAGGGGATGCCATGACGAAACTGTTCCCCGAAGGCAGCCTGTCAGGCCACTCTGAAGCTAAGCCACTGATCTGGGACGAGTGGCAGCGGTTTAAAAATCTGGCAGACCGACAGGTCAGACTGGCGGAAGGTCTGTACCGGGCCGCAGCTAATAAACAGAGTGATACCGGCCATATGATGGGCGGCTCCGGTGGCATGATGGGCTCAGATAGCATGATGGGGTCCGGCAGCATGATGGGTGGTTCTGAGCATATGATGGATGATCCGGAGCAACTGGCTCAGATGCCCGCCAGCATGGTGTTCCAGATGGTGACTGATAACTGTTCATCCTGCCACGAGCGCTATCGCGAAGAAGAGTGA
- a CDS encoding GNAT family N-acetyltransferase/peptidase C39 family protein — MNATQEHQAVTFRRASADDLDTLEQIENRCFDGDRLHRRSLRNWIKAPHGEFIVAVQQDKVVGYGLVWCHKGTRLARLYSLAILPEMRGSGTAARLMSELGSATAARGYLFMRLEVAKSNTAAVALYRRSGYRVFGEYHDYYEDHSDALRMQKTIRYLSIDKTQHLTPWYQQTTPFTCGPAALMMAMASLDETLVVDQKQELDIWREATTIFMTTGHGGCHPLGLALAASQRGFSVDVLINTEGPLFVEGVRSAHKKEVLGVVHQQFVEKTGQDTHIRVVYAEIGQQRISDWLQEGYAVIILISTFRLDGKKAPHWVAVTGIDERCFYVHDPDAGDDSQLAIDNQYLPITREDFDKMSAFGSGRLRTALAIKKRSR; from the coding sequence ATGAACGCCACACAGGAACACCAGGCCGTGACCTTTCGTCGGGCATCCGCCGATGATCTCGACACGCTGGAACAGATAGAAAATCGCTGTTTTGACGGTGATCGTCTGCACCGCCGCAGTCTGCGCAACTGGATAAAAGCACCCCATGGGGAATTTATAGTCGCGGTTCAGCAGGACAAGGTGGTGGGTTACGGGCTGGTCTGGTGTCATAAAGGCACCCGTCTGGCGCGGCTGTACTCTCTGGCGATTCTGCCAGAGATGCGCGGGTCCGGCACAGCAGCCCGACTGATGAGTGAGCTCGGGTCGGCCACCGCCGCCCGGGGTTATCTGTTTATGCGGCTGGAGGTGGCTAAATCCAATACTGCAGCGGTGGCGCTGTATCGCAGGAGTGGCTATCGGGTATTTGGTGAATACCATGATTATTATGAAGATCACTCCGATGCGTTACGGATGCAGAAAACCATCCGTTATCTGAGCATCGATAAGACCCAGCACCTGACCCCCTGGTATCAGCAAACCACCCCTTTTACCTGTGGCCCGGCTGCGCTGATGATGGCGATGGCCAGTCTCGATGAAACGCTGGTGGTGGATCAGAAGCAGGAGCTGGATATCTGGCGCGAAGCTACCACGATCTTTATGACCACCGGGCATGGCGGCTGCCATCCACTGGGGCTGGCACTGGCTGCCAGTCAGCGGGGATTTTCCGTTGACGTGCTGATTAACACCGAAGGCCCGCTGTTTGTCGAGGGCGTCCGTTCGGCCCATAAGAAAGAGGTGCTGGGGGTTGTGCATCAGCAGTTTGTGGAAAAAACCGGGCAGGATACGCATATACGTGTGGTGTATGCTGAGATCGGTCAGCAGCGCATCTCAGACTGGCTGCAGGAGGGATATGCGGTGATTATTTTGATCAGTACCTTCCGGCTGGATGGTAAGAAAGCCCCCCACTGGGTGGCGGTGACCGGGATTGATGAGCGTTGCTTCTATGTTCACGATCCCGATGCCGGGGATGATAGTCAGCTGGCGATCGACAACCAGTATCTGCCCATCACCCGTGAGGATTTTGATAAAATGTCCGCCTTCGGCAGTGGACGGCTGAGAACCGCACTGGCGATTAAAAAGCGCAGCAGATAG
- a CDS encoding RimK family protein, with the protein MYKTLFVVDDDVSLSGLPANTLTFETYLRDYPKLGEPKIRIINLCDTERYLSKGYYCSLLAEARQHQVLPSVKVINALRSRGSSGLWLSSALLAGLAEEPVSADSHIICMGMVEDPRLKKIASKAFQQFPAPLLEMTLSASESGIDIRLIRCSLSSLSTEQLSFALGVMDEYARISWHKKGAGKKYRWDLAILVDPQEKVPPSDKRAIGRFVKAAEKFGIRAQTVTADELNHLNQFDGLFIRETTAIDHHTYRLACEAEENGLVVLDDPSSILRCCNKVYLHDAFNYKKVPSLKTQVITEASEGTLDSIAAEFGFPVVLKLPEGSFSKGVFKAENREALKTLLDQLFQESALLLVQEYMFTDYDWRIGVLNGRTIYACRYHMARNHWQIYNHGSKRNFSGGFDTLATFEVPRVVLDAALKAAAVVGDGLYGIDIKEVDKCAYVIEVNDNPSIDSGVEDLYLGEELYMQIMYEFLRRFELRGR; encoded by the coding sequence ATGTATAAAACTCTTTTCGTGGTGGATGATGACGTTTCCCTGTCGGGTCTGCCGGCAAATACTCTGACATTTGAAACCTATCTGCGGGACTACCCCAAACTGGGTGAGCCCAAAATCCGCATCATTAACCTGTGTGATACCGAGCGTTATCTCAGTAAGGGCTATTACTGTTCTCTGCTGGCGGAAGCCCGGCAGCATCAGGTGCTACCCAGCGTTAAAGTGATCAACGCATTGCGCAGCCGGGGGAGTTCCGGTTTGTGGCTAAGCAGCGCTCTGCTGGCCGGGCTGGCTGAAGAGCCGGTCTCGGCAGACAGTCATATTATCTGTATGGGAATGGTTGAAGACCCGCGGTTGAAAAAAATTGCCAGTAAAGCGTTTCAGCAGTTCCCGGCGCCCCTGCTGGAGATGACGCTGAGTGCCAGTGAGTCGGGTATTGATATCCGCCTGATTCGCTGCTCATTGTCATCCCTGTCCACGGAACAGCTCAGTTTTGCCCTTGGCGTGATGGATGAATACGCCCGGATAAGCTGGCATAAGAAAGGCGCCGGTAAAAAATACCGCTGGGATCTGGCGATTCTGGTCGATCCGCAGGAAAAGGTGCCACCCAGTGATAAACGGGCGATCGGCCGGTTTGTTAAAGCGGCAGAAAAATTTGGCATCCGGGCACAAACCGTCACTGCGGATGAGCTAAACCATCTGAACCAGTTTGATGGCCTGTTTATTCGTGAAACCACAGCCATAGACCATCATACCTACCGTTTGGCGTGTGAGGCTGAAGAGAATGGTCTGGTGGTGCTGGATGACCCCAGCTCGATACTGCGTTGCTGTAATAAGGTCTATCTGCACGATGCGTTTAACTACAAGAAAGTTCCCAGTCTGAAAACTCAGGTGATCACCGAAGCCAGTGAGGGCACTCTGGACAGTATTGCCGCTGAGTTCGGTTTTCCGGTGGTGTTAAAGCTCCCGGAGGGATCGTTTTCAAAAGGTGTGTTTAAGGCAGAAAACCGGGAAGCGCTGAAAACCCTGCTGGATCAGTTGTTCCAGGAATCTGCACTACTGCTGGTTCAGGAATATATGTTTACCGACTACGACTGGCGGATCGGGGTGCTGAACGGGCGGACGATTTATGCCTGCCGCTACCATATGGCGCGCAACCACTGGCAGATCTATAACCATGGATCGAAGCGCAACTTTTCCGGTGGCTTTGACACCCTGGCGACCTTTGAGGTACCCCGGGTAGTGCTGGATGCTGCGTTAAAAGCGGCTGCGGTGGTGGGTGATGGTCTCTACGGTATTGATATCAAAGAGGTGGATAAATGTGCCTACGTGATAGAGGTCAATGATAACCCCAGTATCGACAGCGGTGTGGAAGATCTCTATCTGGGTGAAGAGCTGTATATGCAGATTATGTATGAGTTTCTGCGTCGCTTTGAGCTGCGGGGGCGATAG
- a CDS encoding acetylornithine transaminase, which translates to MISPSANDVLAKQNYLIPITKRPELCFLRGEGHYLFDQDDKAYLDWVQGWAVNTLGHSPQVMQQALIKQSAQLINPSPAFFNQPMLELAELLCENSKFDQVFFTNSGAEANEGAIKLARKWGQKNKSGAFKIITFQHSFHGRTLATMSATGKEAFAPLFEPKVSGFTKVPYNDLAATEAAIDGQTVAIMLELIQGEAGVIPATAEFVAGLDALCKQHNLLLIVDEVQTGIGRTGSLFAYQQYQAAPHIMTLGKGLGGGVPIAAMVIDKAVSCFDYGDQGGTYNGNPLMCAVSAAVLQQVLAEGFLAQVNRVSDYFCRQLAVLAKEFGLGTTRGKGLLLAINTGQLSAPQIVELARDAGLLLNAPREDSLRFMPALTLTEQEVDQGMALLAGVLTTLTAAEQ; encoded by the coding sequence ATGATTTCTCCATCTGCTAATGATGTTTTAGCGAAGCAAAACTACCTGATTCCGATTACCAAACGGCCTGAACTCTGTTTTCTGCGCGGAGAGGGGCACTATCTGTTCGATCAGGATGACAAAGCCTATCTGGACTGGGTTCAGGGGTGGGCCGTCAATACACTGGGCCACAGTCCACAGGTGATGCAGCAGGCGCTGATCAAACAGTCGGCACAGCTGATTAACCCCAGCCCGGCTTTTTTTAATCAGCCGATGCTGGAACTGGCTGAACTGTTGTGTGAGAACTCAAAATTTGATCAGGTGTTCTTCACCAACAGTGGTGCAGAAGCCAATGAAGGTGCGATTAAACTGGCCCGGAAATGGGGTCAGAAAAACAAAAGTGGTGCGTTTAAAATCATCACTTTCCAGCACAGTTTTCATGGCCGGACACTGGCCACCATGTCGGCCACCGGTAAAGAAGCGTTTGCGCCGCTGTTTGAGCCGAAAGTGAGTGGTTTTACCAAGGTACCCTATAATGATCTGGCAGCGACTGAAGCGGCAATTGATGGTCAGACAGTCGCGATTATGCTTGAACTGATTCAGGGTGAAGCGGGGGTTATTCCTGCCACTGCTGAGTTTGTTGCCGGACTGGATGCGCTGTGTAAACAGCATAATCTGCTACTGATTGTCGATGAGGTGCAAACCGGTATTGGCCGGACCGGCAGTCTGTTTGCCTATCAGCAATATCAGGCTGCCCCGCACATTATGACCCTGGGTAAAGGTCTGGGTGGGGGGGTGCCAATTGCGGCGATGGTGATCGACAAAGCGGTCAGCTGTTTTGATTATGGTGATCAGGGCGGCACCTACAACGGCAATCCGCTGATGTGTGCGGTATCAGCGGCCGTGTTGCAGCAAGTACTGGCTGAGGGCTTTCTGGCGCAGGTTAACCGGGTTAGCGATTATTTTTGCAGGCAGCTGGCCGTTCTGGCTAAAGAGTTTGGCCTGGGGACTACGCGGGGCAAAGGACTGTTACTGGCGATCAACACCGGCCAGCTGTCAGCCCCTCAGATTGTCGAGCTGGCCAGAGATGCCGGTCTGTTACTGAATGCGCCAAGGGAAGACTCTTTGCGGTTTATGCCCGCACTGACGCTCACCGAACAAGAGGTAGATCAGGGGATGGCTCTGCTGGCCGGTGTCTTAACAACGCTGACGGCTGCTGAACAATAA